A stretch of Carya illinoinensis cultivar Pawnee chromosome 14, C.illinoinensisPawnee_v1, whole genome shotgun sequence DNA encodes these proteins:
- the LOC122293554 gene encoding secreted RxLR effector protein 161-like codes for MAKISYASVVESLIYAQICTRPDISFAVGMLGRYQSNPGMSHWKATKRVLRYLQGTKDYQLTFRRTDNLEVTGYSDSDFVGYSNSRKSTSGYVFLLAGGAISWKSMKQTITASSTMEAEFVACFEATVHGLWLRNFISGLGVVDSIERPLIIYCDNSSAVFFSKNDRSINKGSSSEAV; via the exons ATGGCAAAAATCTCCTATGCTTCGGTTGTGGAGAGCTTGATATATGCACAGATTTGCACGAGGCCAGACATTAGTTTTGCAGTTGGCATGCTTGGGCGTTACCAGAGTAACCCAGGGATGTCTCATTGGAAAGCAACAAAGAGGGTATTACGATATCTGCAAGGAACTAAAGATTACCAGCTTACCTTTAGGAGAACCGACAACTTAGAGGTAACTGGATACTCAGACTCTGATTTTGTCGGTTATTCTAATAGTAGGAAATCTACTTCTGGATATGTTTTCCTACTAGCCGGTGGAGCGATCTCATGGAAAAGTATGAAACAAACTATCACTGCTTCATCAACAATGGAGGCTGAGTTTGTGGCATGCTTTGAGGCCACAGTGCATGGTTTATGGCTGAGGAACTTTATCTCAGGGCTTGGAGTTGTTGACTCTATAGAAAGGCCGCTgataatttattgtgataattcctctgcagtttttttctccaaaaatgatAG ATCCATTAACAAAGGGTCTAGTAGCGaagcagtttaa
- the LOC122293324 gene encoding laccase-2: MGTSLPASSAFVLAFLFAINSLCVFPEAAAAEHAAGVTRHYTFDIRLENVTRLCHTKSMVTVNGKFPGPRVIVREGDRLVVKVVNHVPNNISIHWHGVRQLRSGWFDGPSYITQCPIQTGQSYVYNFTIVGQRGTLWWHAHISWLRATVYGPLIILPKHNASYPFAKPYEEVPIIFGEWWNADPEAVISQALQTGAGPNVSDAYTINGLPGPLYNCSKQDTFKLKVKPGKTYLLRLINAALNDELFFSIANHSLTVVEADAIYIKPFKTNVLLITPGQTTNVLLETKPQDPNAAFLMLARPYSTGLGAFDNSTVAGILEYEKPSSSSSLKKRPLLRPALPSINATSFVMNFTRKFRSLATAKFPANVPQTIQKKFFFTVGLGSNPCPRNQTCQGPNNSSKFAASVNNVSFILPTTALLQAHFFGRSNGVFTTDFPTFPLQPFNYTGRAPNNTNVSNGTKAVVLPYNTRVEMVLQDTSILGAESHPLHLHGFNFFVVGQGFGNFNPSKDPPNFNLVDPVERNTVGVPSGGWVAIRFLADNPGVWFMHCHFDVHLSWGLRMVWVVQDGKLPNQKLPPPPADYPKC, encoded by the exons ATGGGTACTTCTCTTCCTGCATCATCGGCATTTGTTTTGGCTTTTCTCTTTGCCATTAACTCTCTCTGTGTCTTTCCTGAGGCTGCTGCTGCAGAACATGCTGCAGGTGTTACAAGGCACTACACGTTTGAC ataaggttggaaaatGTTACCCGATTGTGCCACACAAAGAGCATGGTGACAGTAAATGGGAAGTTCCCCGGGCCTCGAGTTATTGTTAGAGAAGGTGATAGATTGGTAGTTAAGGTGGTCAATCATGTTCCCAACAACATAAGCATCCATTG gCATGGAGTTAGACAACTAAGAAGCGGATGGTTTGATGGGCCATCATATATAACTCAATGCCCTATTCAAACTGGCCAGAGTTATGTGTACAACTTCACCATTGTTGGTCAAAGAGGAACTCTCTGGTGGCATGCCCACATCTCATGGCTAAGAGCTACTGTCTATGGGCCCCTCATCATCCTCCCTAAGCATAATGCATCCTACCCATTTGCCAAACCATACGAGGAAGTCCCCATCATATTTG GAGAGTGGTGGAATGCTGATCCAGAGGCAGTCATCAGCCAGGCTCTTCAGACCGGTGCCGGTCCGAATGTCTCAGACGCCTACACCATTAATGGACTTCCCGGGCCGTTGTACAACTGTTCTAAACAAG ATACGTTCAAGCTAAAGGTGAAGCCCGGGAAGACATACCTCCTCCGTTTGATCAATGCTGCACTCAATGACGAGCTCTTTTTCAGCATAGCAAACCACAGCCTAACTGTTGTTGAAGCAGATGCAATTTACATTAAGCCGTTCAAGACCAATGTACTGCTCATTACTCCGGGACAGACAACTAATGTTCTTCTGGAAACCAAGCCCCAAGATCCCAATGCTGCATTCCTCATGCTAGCCAGACCCTATTCCACAGGCTTAGGAGCCTTCGACAATTCCACAGTTGCTGGCATTCTAGAGTATGAGAAGCCATCAAGTTCTTCTTCTTTGAAAAAACGTCCACTTCTCAGACCCGCCCTCCCTTCCATTAATGCCACTTCCTTCGTCATGAACTTTACCAGGAAATTTCGAAGTTTGGCCACTGCTAAATTCCCTGCCAACGTTCCCCAAACTATCCAAAAAAAGTTTTTCTTCACTGTAGGCTTAGGAAGCAACCCCTGCCCAAGAAACCAGACCTGCCAAGGCCCTAATAACAGCTCCAAGTTTGCAGCTTCGGTCAACAATGTCTCCTTTATTCTCCCCACCACTGCACTCCTCCAAGCACATTTCTTTGGGAGATCTAATGGGGTCTTCACCACTGATTTTCCGACCTTTCCTCTCCAACCATTTAACTATACTGGCAGAGCACCCAACAACACCAACGTGAGCAATGGAACCAAAGCTGTGGTGCTACCATATAACACTAGGGTGGAGATGGTGCTGCAGGACACCAGCATTCTGGGTGCTGAGAGCCATCCTCTCCATCTTCATGGCTTCAACTTCTTCGTTGTTGGCCAGGGTTTTGGGAACTTTAACCCCAGTAAGGATCCTCCCAACTTTAACCTTGTTGACCCAGTTGAAAGGAACACCGTCGGTGTGCCCTCCGGTGGTTGGGTGGCGATTAGATTCCTTGCGGACAACCCTG GTGTATGGTTCATGCATTGCCACTTCGATGTCCATCTCAGCTGGGGTTTAAGGATGGTCTGGGTTGTCCAGGATGGGAAGCTTCCCAATCAGAAGCTGCCTCCTCCACCTGCCGATTATCCCAAGTGTTGA